In Pyramidobacter sp. YE332, the following are encoded in one genomic region:
- a CDS encoding DUF2800 domain-containing protein has translation MTKTPDHAARAHALLSPSSAHRWLACTPSALLEAGEPDRTTSFSEEGTLAHEFAEVYLRDEPWAEETLKKLRAHELYAPEMEEHAKDYASYVRGKMGAGALAVERRLDLNGWAPGSFGTADCLILSDERLTVIDYKYGKGVKVEADNNPQLKLYALGALDVFGFAYDMPRVELDIFQPRLDNVSEWEIDRSDLIGWGNAYARPHAEMAAKGEGYPMAGTHCQFCRYAKKCKTLAEYSLAVVSEDFEDESGRLDTNELKPSDWQLILTRAPIVKRWLELVDGEALNKLMADPKSIPGFKVVEGRSVRKYNDTAVCAELLAAAGYKPEEFNKPAELKGVTDMTKLLGSKKFNEILGSQIVKPQGKPTVVPMNDKRPVFQPAIGEDFADESLF, from the coding sequence ATGACGAAAACGCCGGATCACGCCGCGCGGGCTCACGCGCTGCTGAGTCCCAGCTCGGCACACCGATGGCTGGCCTGTACGCCCTCGGCGCTGCTGGAAGCCGGGGAACCCGACAGGACGACCAGCTTCAGCGAGGAGGGAACGCTGGCGCACGAGTTCGCGGAAGTGTATCTGCGCGACGAACCCTGGGCGGAAGAAACACTTAAGAAGCTTCGGGCTCATGAGCTCTACGCCCCGGAGATGGAGGAACACGCCAAAGATTATGCCTCGTATGTCCGCGGCAAGATGGGCGCGGGCGCGCTGGCGGTGGAGCGGCGGCTCGACCTGAACGGCTGGGCGCCCGGCAGCTTCGGCACGGCCGACTGCCTGATCCTGTCCGACGAGCGGCTGACCGTTATCGACTACAAGTACGGCAAAGGCGTCAAGGTCGAAGCCGACAACAACCCGCAGCTGAAGCTGTACGCCCTGGGGGCTCTGGACGTCTTCGGCTTCGCCTACGACATGCCGCGCGTCGAGCTCGACATCTTTCAGCCGCGGCTGGACAACGTCAGCGAATGGGAGATCGACCGGTCCGACCTGATCGGATGGGGCAACGCCTACGCCAGGCCGCACGCCGAAATGGCGGCCAAAGGCGAAGGCTACCCCATGGCCGGAACGCACTGCCAGTTCTGCCGCTACGCCAAAAAGTGCAAGACGCTGGCGGAGTACAGCCTGGCCGTTGTCTCGGAAGACTTCGAGGATGAGAGCGGCCGACTCGACACCAACGAGCTGAAGCCTTCGGACTGGCAGCTCATCCTCACGCGCGCGCCGATCGTCAAGAGGTGGCTCGAGCTCGTCGACGGCGAGGCCCTGAACAAGCTTATGGCCGACCCGAAGAGCATCCCCGGTTTCAAAGTCGTGGAGGGCCGCAGCGTGAGGAAGTACAACGACACCGCCGTCTGCGCCGAACTGCTCGCCGCGGCCGGCTACAAGCCCGAAGAGTTCAACAAGCCCGCGGAGCTGAAAGGCGTCACGGATATGACTAAGCTGCTCGGTTCGAAGAAATTCAACGAGATCCTCGGATCCCAGATCGTCAAGCCC
- a CDS encoding molecular chaperone DnaJ — MNFDPETMKVTICSKRKGLGFSVDLKGGHFDCTECRGTGRVLVQTIKDEFTMDSLDEDRPFDREIMKVQVCKSCRGLGHIDYGTEERECKDCHGAGRVVEQKIQHEYQLHHLEGFEEE, encoded by the coding sequence ATGAATTTTGATCCGGAGACCATGAAAGTCACTATTTGTTCCAAACGCAAAGGGCTGGGGTTCAGCGTCGATCTGAAGGGCGGCCACTTCGACTGCACCGAGTGCCGCGGCACGGGGCGCGTCCTCGTCCAGACGATCAAAGACGAGTTCACGATGGACTCTCTCGACGAGGATCGCCCCTTCGACCGGGAGATCATGAAGGTACAGGTCTGCAAGTCATGCCGGGGGCTTGGGCATATCGATTACGGCACAGAAGAACGCGAATGCAAAGACTGCCACGGCGCCGGTCGGGTAGTCGAACAGAAAATACAGCACGAGTACCAGCTGCATCATCTTGAAGGATTCGAGGAGGAATAA
- the crn3 gene encoding CRISPR-associated ring nuclease Crn3/Csx3, translated as MDKKFVWYRIGADIILAPAAPLPELPEIPRGALVIIEGRAPVWRYGMAFHRLHGLASAVAVYDPRLGAVVVASHTAEYCEGDILDVAPPEDDAK; from the coding sequence ATGGATAAGAAATTTGTTTGGTACCGCATCGGAGCAGATATTATTCTCGCGCCGGCTGCGCCGCTTCCGGAACTGCCGGAGATCCCCCGCGGGGCGCTTGTCATCATCGAAGGCCGCGCGCCGGTCTGGCGCTATGGCATGGCGTTCCACCGCCTGCACGGGCTAGCTTCGGCTGTAGCTGTGTACGATCCCCGTCTGGGCGCGGTGGTCGTCGCCTCGCACACGGCGGAGTACTGCGAGGGCGACATCCTCGACGTCGCCCCGCCGGAGGACGATGCAAAATGA
- a CDS encoding helix-turn-helix transcriptional regulator yields MALNNKREGGAILESLKQRRLSLGFTQAKLAELSGLSIDSIRRYEHEERIPRAGDLKTLASVLRTTPNDLLGVNEKSPGE; encoded by the coding sequence ATGGCATTAAATAACAAGAGAGAGGGGGGAGCGATTTTGGAGAGCCTGAAACAAAGACGCTTAAGTTTAGGTTTCACGCAAGCAAAACTCGCAGAGTTAAGTGGGCTAAGCATCGACAGCATTCGGCGCTATGAACATGAGGAACGCATTCCTCGCGCTGGAGATTTAAAGACCTTGGCATCAGTGCTTAGAACGACACCCAACGACCTGCTGGGCGTAAATGAAAAAAGCCCCGGCGAGTAG
- a CDS encoding LexA family transcriptional regulator — protein MLKDLLRRLRKDKGLNQIDLAQRVGVSIDSVRRWEAGKREPRLSELEKIALVLEVPVTSLVSGAEAGGFENKTAPSPKEERVEIIEHYGMNGSIKVPVYEDFMSACAGMGAVSVEGVVREELEIPVWLLGGQYSTEPGESPFIVRISGDSMEEAGIPDGCQVLVNPIAEADNGDVIIAELDGDWMVKWIYWNRHCDGGELRSASLKYPVKRFTKEDVETGRFRYIGKVCRGMTIPKKGE, from the coding sequence ATGCTTAAAGACTTGTTGCGGCGACTACGAAAAGACAAAGGTTTGAATCAGATAGACCTCGCCCAGCGCGTAGGAGTGTCTATCGACTCTGTGCGTCGTTGGGAAGCGGGGAAACGAGAACCGAGACTCAGCGAACTTGAAAAAATAGCTTTAGTATTGGAAGTGCCGGTTACATCTTTGGTGAGTGGAGCCGAAGCAGGCGGGTTTGAAAACAAAACCGCGCCCTCCCCGAAGGAAGAGCGCGTTGAAATTATCGAGCATTATGGAATGAACGGTAGCATTAAAGTTCCAGTGTACGAAGATTTCATGTCCGCCTGCGCGGGAATGGGAGCGGTGTCAGTGGAAGGCGTCGTAAGAGAAGAGCTTGAAATCCCTGTGTGGCTGCTGGGCGGCCAATATTCCACGGAGCCGGGAGAAAGCCCGTTTATTGTACGCATTAGCGGCGACTCCATGGAAGAAGCCGGCATTCCCGACGGCTGTCAGGTTTTAGTGAATCCCATTGCCGAAGCGGATAACGGAGATGTTATTATTGCGGAACTCGACGGCGACTGGATGGTGAAATGGATCTACTGGAATCGTCATTGCGATGGAGGGGAATTGCGTTCCGCTTCCCTTAAATACCCCGTTAAGAGATTTACAAAAGAAGACGTTGAAACCGGACGGTTCAGATATATAGGCAAAGTGTGCCGTGGAATGACGATCCCCAAGAAAGGAGAGTAG